In Bacillus sp. KH172YL63, one genomic interval encodes:
- a CDS encoding HNH endonuclease has protein sequence MKGNIQGSMKLTGELSDYIMPFFHKDLSAEVYPDEVPEMWEGERRTITVNSYERNPLARKQCMDHYGAECQVCKLNFEDTYGEVGRDFIHVHHIIPLHEIQK, from the coding sequence TTGAAAGGGAATATTCAGGGTTCTATGAAACTTACTGGTGAGCTCAGTGACTATATCATGCCGTTCTTTCATAAGGATTTGTCAGCTGAGGTTTATCCTGACGAAGTGCCGGAAATGTGGGAAGGAGAACGTAGAACGATTACTGTTAATTCATATGAACGTAATCCTCTTGCCCGTAAGCAGTGCATGGATCATTATGGTGCCGAGTGCCAAGTATGTAAATTGAACTTTGAAGATACATATGGGGAAGTGGGGAGAGATTTCATTCATGTCCACCACATTATACCCCTTCATGAAATTCAGAAATGA
- a CDS encoding DEAD/DEAH box helicase family protein yields the protein MSSIELITSRFGEELKDRITIGKSVYIITSFSMRSGVELLKSSLRFAAEQGADIKILTGDYLYITQPEALNGLLSIHPSIEIRLWKSKGVSFHPKAYLVETAEHDHFFIGSSNLSASAMGKGIEWNVLINDEKKIFEEGSEEFMRLFYHEQTIALNAESLLEYEVSYREFHRNHGNLAKVWTEQEEVNMMLPAGKMEHSEDVVLETPAPYGEIAPRFAQIEALEELEKTYDEGYQKALVVMATGLGKTYLAAFFAKRFKRILFVAHREEILKQAERSFQNVLPDLTTGIYNGTTKDGEADAVFASIFTLSMQKHINRFMPEDFDLIIIDEFHHAAANTYQRVLNYFKPEFLLGITATPDRNDNRDIYAICEGNLAYRIDFLQAIGHGWLSPFNYYGVYDETDYTQLTWLGTRYDEAELLSVQLRTSYAEKVIEAWESHKQERSLVFCSSIRQAEFLSGYFNERRYRTIALTSKPSGMSRSEVIKMLEDGTLDAIFTVDLFNEGVDIPSVDTLLFVRPTESLTVFTQQVGRGLRLHESKNQCVIIDLIGNYRNADIKMSLFHQGEKATKGKTNVIPTTPVSCTLNLETKVVDLFAEMARKKQPRRDALKDAFYELKYEMGRRPSYLELHLHGRMGANAYYDEWKSYHRFLYEMGELNELEQEVYIQYELWLKDVEKTSMSRSYKMVLLKAMLERGPSDWYMAVTPIEVAPYFHSYLTSEEYRKRIDFSGKSHKQMWKYDEKKVAGLIAKMPMTKWSESSDGLIRFEGGRFEVQLEVPERFEQIVFEFTREICEYRLHAYFQKKEEKKSYIH from the coding sequence ATGAGTTCAATTGAATTGATTACTTCTCGTTTCGGAGAGGAATTGAAAGACAGAATCACTATAGGGAAGTCAGTTTACATCATTACGTCTTTTTCAATGAGATCTGGTGTAGAGTTACTGAAGTCATCTTTGCGTTTTGCTGCCGAGCAGGGGGCTGACATTAAGATCCTAACGGGGGATTATCTTTACATCACCCAGCCGGAAGCATTGAACGGTTTACTGTCTATCCATCCTTCTATAGAGATTCGTCTGTGGAAGAGTAAGGGAGTTAGCTTTCATCCAAAGGCGTATCTGGTTGAGACGGCAGAACATGATCATTTCTTCATTGGATCTTCCAATTTATCTGCATCAGCTATGGGGAAGGGCATTGAGTGGAATGTACTGATCAATGATGAGAAGAAGATATTCGAGGAAGGTTCAGAGGAGTTCATGAGGTTGTTTTATCATGAGCAAACCATCGCACTAAATGCTGAGAGCCTTCTAGAGTATGAGGTGTCTTATAGAGAATTCCATCGAAATCATGGGAATCTAGCAAAAGTATGGACTGAGCAGGAAGAGGTTAACATGATGCTTCCTGCTGGAAAGATGGAGCATTCAGAGGATGTCGTTTTAGAGACTCCTGCACCTTACGGGGAGATTGCCCCACGCTTTGCTCAGATTGAAGCTCTAGAAGAACTGGAGAAGACGTATGACGAAGGCTACCAGAAAGCATTGGTGGTTATGGCTACTGGATTAGGGAAAACGTATCTAGCTGCATTCTTCGCAAAGCGTTTTAAGCGAATTCTCTTTGTTGCGCATCGAGAAGAGATTTTAAAGCAGGCAGAGAGATCGTTTCAGAATGTGCTCCCTGATCTAACCACAGGGATATATAATGGAACGACAAAAGATGGGGAAGCGGATGCTGTTTTTGCTTCTATTTTCACACTGAGTATGCAAAAGCATATTAATCGTTTTATGCCGGAAGATTTTGATCTCATCATCATTGACGAGTTTCATCACGCAGCAGCCAACACGTATCAAAGGGTGCTGAATTATTTTAAACCAGAATTCCTTCTCGGTATCACAGCTACTCCTGATCGCAATGATAACCGTGACATTTATGCGATCTGTGAAGGGAATCTCGCTTATCGCATTGACTTCCTCCAGGCGATTGGTCATGGCTGGTTGTCTCCTTTTAATTATTATGGGGTTTATGATGAAACGGATTATACTCAGTTAACCTGGTTGGGAACGAGGTACGATGAAGCAGAACTTCTTTCAGTGCAATTAAGAACAAGCTATGCTGAGAAGGTTATCGAGGCGTGGGAATCTCACAAACAAGAGAGGTCCCTGGTGTTCTGTTCATCCATTCGCCAAGCAGAATTTTTATCAGGGTATTTTAATGAAAGAAGATACCGCACGATCGCTCTTACTTCAAAGCCAAGTGGCATGAGTCGGTCAGAAGTCATTAAAATGCTGGAAGATGGGACACTCGATGCGATCTTTACGGTTGATTTGTTTAATGAAGGAGTAGATATTCCTTCTGTTGATACCCTTCTATTCGTACGACCGACTGAGTCTTTGACTGTATTTACCCAACAAGTTGGTCGTGGTCTCCGTTTACATGAAAGCAAAAATCAGTGTGTCATCATCGATCTGATCGGAAACTATCGTAATGCTGATATTAAGATGTCTTTGTTTCATCAAGGAGAGAAGGCGACGAAGGGAAAAACAAACGTCATTCCAACTACTCCAGTCAGTTGCACATTGAATTTAGAAACGAAAGTAGTAGATCTATTTGCTGAAATGGCAAGGAAAAAGCAGCCTAGAAGGGATGCTCTTAAAGATGCATTCTACGAGCTTAAGTATGAGATGGGACGACGACCTAGTTACTTGGAGCTTCATTTGCATGGAAGAATGGGTGCCAATGCTTATTATGATGAGTGGAAATCGTATCATCGGTTTCTATATGAAATGGGAGAGCTGAATGAGTTAGAACAAGAAGTATATATACAGTATGAACTTTGGCTGAAGGATGTAGAAAAGACGAGTATGAGCAGAAGCTATAAAATGGTGCTATTAAAAGCAATGCTTGAAAGAGGACCGTCTGATTGGTATATGGCTGTAACGCCAATTGAGGTTGCTCCATATTTCCACTCGTATTTAACTAGTGAGGAATACCGGAAGCGGATTGATTTCTCCGGGAAGTCTCATAAGCAGATGTGGAAGTATGATGAGAAGAAGGTTGCTGGATTGATTGCTAAGATGCCTATGACTAAGTGGAGTGAGAGTTCTGATGGGTTGATCAGGTTTGAAGGTGGACGTTTTGAGGTTCAGTTAGAAGTGCCTGAGAGATTTGAGCAAATTGTTTTTGAGTTTACTAGGGAGATTTGTGAGTATAGGTTGCATGCTTATTTTCAGAAGAAAGAGGAGAAGAAGAGTTACATCCATTAA
- a CDS encoding helix-turn-helix domain-containing protein, with protein MEKSLTERELYGKYISILLRLRRNEMGYTQAELEEKAGLARTTISNIERCIRIPESYTLSKIAIALGISLDRLNEEVWENIEKHKDNHSSAFKHLYSDLYYRGD; from the coding sequence TTGGAGAAATCACTGACAGAACGAGAATTATACGGAAAGTACATATCCATTTTATTGCGATTAAGACGAAACGAAATGGGCTACACTCAGGCAGAATTAGAAGAAAAAGCAGGCCTGGCTCGAACCACGATAAGCAATATTGAACGGTGTATACGAATCCCTGAATCCTATACCTTATCCAAAATTGCAATTGCATTGGGAATCAGTCTGGACCGCTTAAATGAAGAAGTATGGGAGAACATAGAGAAACACAAAGACAATCACTCTTCTGCATTTAAACATCTTTACTCCGATTTATACTATAGAGGTGATTGA
- a CDS encoding DNA/RNA helicase domain-containing protein, giving the protein MICYHRSYRKSLDDSSLRGIKKMLRVDSESAEKVVDEIIRNAYRMLMTRGQKFCYVYCKNPELEEYFRERF; this is encoded by the coding sequence CTGATATGTTATCACAGATCATACCGAAAGAGCTTAGACGATTCTTCATTGAGGGGAATAAAGAAAATGTTGAGGGTAGATTCAGAGAGCGCTGAAAAGGTAGTTGATGAGATTATAAGGAATGCGTACCGGATGTTGATGACTCGTGGGCAGAAGTTCTGCTATGTGTATTGTAAGAATCCTGAGTTAGAAGAGTATTTTAGAGAGCGGTTTTAA
- a CDS encoding Z1 domain-containing protein, translating to MTNYLSFEPLIQMGIKQIKCKSLSEAEIIEESRKIVDRIAAFMEDSIPELLIKNPGLSTHIKNTIQEQINTSQENATTMVCDEWKTIAVEDFKEKWKRFEAFINVLDSEGLPDKVLETLKVDTNNVLKYLPEVWKEQVFKVFGMVVGLVQSGKTNHMMGLTNKLFDLSTDFIVILAGATNTLRNQTQGRGERHVTGYNSSLKRFNQLYKYLENNQVEAVISGTAQDLIDFSKGKPLVLQSGDFSTYWSHVTRYEPGKKYLFIIKKLPNVLQTLTGWFKSQEFFHKPSNRCRKVTLVVMDDECDYYSLNTKDNGETTETNRGIRELLDLFDRSIYIGYTATPFANIFISNNPPDRNLVEFDLFPRHFIQCISPPTNYIGYTHFFGTPKSKAGLLPYIEEIEEYDGDEIEYFGVKGEMLSIPPSLKRALHQFLFNGGVSVLRGYENNHHTMLVHTNVRKKPHKSVVKLLNQYLDELVIDVSNSSGRAAQFWEAIKDIYAQSIKKNQKVNKYQEQHGLQNYDLGFSNHEVMDAVKEYLVSRRAKVVMVNSDSTDVLNFDLYPEGLHVIAVGGTILSRGYTLKGLSVSYFTRQSSQADLMLQCCRWFGYHEMYKDLIRLFTTKTVLHVMCYATGITMQLFEQFHQMCSQGKTPLQYGFAIEETRGILPTARNKMLHSTSTSGNLNIRADYDDAIFPLDNESLKARKERVDILINELGKPEKQDGVYLYREVRVKTFSKWIDQWPNIGNNRSLPGEQLAMRLKALHESGQLSSVDVGIVTMKKNGASESISFANQIDVVPAERKELTFSQEAGIFELSRGRAVTVRHYQYGLTDKEIKIVEERSGTSFQDRATPESKVVSKVRWESASGPRALFLIYVFDMESINKTLRKKHGIQGIDTPAIGYHLLLPKPNNRADQRVNQVYREKYQQIFNALRNDSNVRKDILNENGTESSTG from the coding sequence ATGACTAATTATTTAAGTTTTGAACCATTAATTCAAATGGGAATCAAGCAAATAAAATGCAAATCGTTGTCAGAGGCTGAAATTATTGAAGAATCACGCAAAATTGTGGATCGGATAGCGGCATTTATGGAAGATAGCATTCCAGAACTTTTAATTAAGAATCCGGGGCTGTCTACTCATATTAAAAATACGATCCAAGAACAAATTAACACCTCGCAAGAAAATGCCACCACTATGGTCTGTGATGAATGGAAAACTATCGCGGTGGAGGATTTCAAGGAAAAGTGGAAGCGATTTGAAGCATTTATCAATGTGCTAGACAGTGAGGGGCTGCCTGACAAGGTTTTAGAAACCCTAAAAGTTGACACGAACAATGTGTTGAAATACCTGCCTGAGGTTTGGAAAGAACAAGTGTTTAAGGTGTTTGGTATGGTAGTCGGGTTAGTCCAAAGTGGTAAGACCAATCATATGATGGGACTAACGAATAAACTATTTGATCTTTCAACAGATTTTATAGTGATACTAGCAGGTGCCACCAATACTTTACGAAACCAGACTCAGGGGCGGGGAGAAAGACATGTGACAGGGTATAACTCGAGTCTAAAACGTTTTAATCAATTGTACAAGTATTTGGAAAACAATCAAGTGGAAGCGGTTATTAGTGGAACAGCCCAAGATTTAATTGATTTCTCAAAAGGAAAGCCGCTTGTCTTACAAAGTGGAGACTTTTCTACATATTGGTCCCATGTAACGCGCTACGAACCGGGGAAAAAGTACCTTTTTATTATCAAAAAACTTCCAAACGTGCTTCAAACGCTTACTGGCTGGTTTAAGTCCCAAGAGTTTTTCCATAAACCGTCAAATAGGTGCCGTAAAGTTACATTAGTGGTTATGGATGATGAGTGTGATTACTATAGCCTCAATACAAAGGATAATGGTGAAACAACCGAAACAAACCGAGGTATAAGGGAGCTTCTGGATTTGTTTGATCGAAGTATTTATATTGGCTATACCGCGACCCCATTTGCCAATATTTTTATTTCGAACAACCCACCTGATCGGAATCTAGTAGAATTCGATCTATTTCCAAGGCATTTTATCCAATGCATAAGTCCACCTACCAACTATATTGGGTACACTCATTTCTTTGGAACACCTAAATCCAAGGCAGGCTTATTGCCTTACATTGAAGAAATCGAAGAATACGATGGTGACGAGATCGAGTATTTTGGGGTAAAGGGTGAGATGTTATCCATTCCGCCTAGTTTAAAGAGGGCGCTGCACCAATTTTTATTTAACGGTGGTGTCAGTGTCCTTCGTGGCTATGAAAACAATCATCATACGATGCTGGTTCACACAAACGTTAGGAAAAAACCACATAAAAGTGTTGTAAAGCTATTAAACCAGTATCTAGATGAATTGGTTATAGACGTTAGTAATAGTTCTGGAAGAGCTGCTCAATTTTGGGAGGCAATAAAGGATATTTATGCACAGTCTATAAAAAAGAACCAAAAGGTAAATAAGTACCAAGAACAGCACGGATTACAAAATTATGACTTGGGCTTTTCGAACCATGAAGTCATGGATGCCGTAAAAGAGTATTTAGTTAGCAGACGTGCTAAGGTTGTCATGGTTAATTCTGATAGCACGGATGTTTTAAATTTTGACTTATATCCAGAGGGCCTTCATGTAATAGCTGTTGGAGGAACTATTTTATCAAGGGGTTATACTTTAAAAGGTTTATCTGTCAGTTACTTTACAAGACAAAGTTCCCAGGCTGATTTAATGCTTCAATGCTGCAGATGGTTTGGCTACCACGAAATGTATAAGGATCTTATTAGATTATTTACAACCAAGACAGTATTACATGTGATGTGTTATGCAACGGGTATTACTATGCAACTATTTGAGCAGTTTCATCAAATGTGTAGCCAGGGCAAAACTCCGCTCCAATATGGATTTGCAATTGAAGAAACAAGAGGGATTTTGCCGACTGCACGCAACAAAATGCTACACAGTACATCTACCAGCGGAAATCTAAACATACGAGCAGATTACGACGACGCGATATTCCCTCTGGATAATGAAAGCTTAAAGGCTCGTAAGGAAAGAGTGGATATCCTTATAAATGAGCTTGGGAAGCCAGAAAAACAAGACGGTGTATATCTATATCGTGAAGTACGCGTTAAAACATTTTCTAAATGGATAGATCAATGGCCTAATATCGGAAACAATCGTAGTTTACCCGGAGAGCAGCTGGCTATGAGGTTAAAAGCTCTCCATGAGAGTGGTCAGTTGAGTAGTGTTGATGTTGGTATAGTCACCATGAAAAAAAATGGTGCAAGTGAAAGTATTTCCTTTGCGAATCAGATAGATGTAGTACCTGCAGAACGAAAAGAATTAACATTCAGCCAAGAAGCGGGCATATTTGAATTGTCAAGGGGACGGGCTGTAACTGTGCGACATTATCAATACGGTTTAACTGACAAGGAAATCAAAATAGTTGAAGAGCGAAGTGGCACCTCCTTCCAGGATAGGGCCACGCCAGAATCAAAAGTGGTAAGTAAGGTAAGGTGGGAAAGTGCATCAGGACCGAGAGCTTTATTCTTGATATACGTTTTTGATATGGAGAGCATTAATAAAACGCTTAGAAAAAAACACGGGATCCAGGGAATTGATACCCCAGCAATTGGTTATCATTTGCTTTTGCCGAAGCCGAACAATCGTGCTGATCAGCGTGTGAATCAAGTGTACCGAGAAAAATATCAACAGATTTTTAATGCTCTTCGAAATGACTCGAATGTAAGGAAGGATATCTTAAATGAAAATGGAACTGAGTCATCTACTGGATGA
- a CDS encoding nucleoside triphosphate pyrophosphohydrolase: MPTYNKLVRDKIPQIIENTGKKFSTEILNDQDYIKYLKEKSYEELDEYCAAESNGEAVEELADLLEIIHALAKHHGSSIEEVELVRKEKAEKRGGFEEKVFLIEVED, encoded by the coding sequence ATGCCAACTTACAACAAACTAGTCAGAGATAAAATTCCACAAATCATTGAAAACACAGGAAAGAAGTTTTCAACAGAAATTCTAAATGATCAGGACTACATAAAATACTTAAAGGAAAAAAGCTATGAGGAACTGGACGAATATTGTGCAGCTGAATCGAATGGAGAAGCGGTGGAGGAGCTGGCGGATCTGTTAGAGATCATTCATGCTTTGGCTAAGCATCATGGATCTTCTATAGAAGAAGTTGAATTGGTACGCAAAGAGAAAGCGGAGAAGCGTGGTGGCTTTGAAGAGAAGGTCTTTTTAATTGAGGTAGAGGATTGA
- a CDS encoding DUF3427 domain-containing protein, with the protein MTNFVENLTDSIYKGFIDHAHGKSTRYKPQLLINNAKYNKNILSTILEELSHCEDFFFSVAFITESGLATLKALLWDLKQKGMKGRILTSTFLQFNQPNVFRELMKVSNVEVKLTNLKGFHAKGYIFKHSTHYSLIVGSSNLTAQALKANYEWNVKLNSHENGEIIHHFIDQFEEVWGEAIDLTPEWIEEYEKTYQASNLPNIQNVIEHPVQYQHNSLKDAVEIVPNQMQEAALQSIQSVRAEGKDKALVISATGTGKTYLSAFDVRRFAPKKMLFIVHREQILQKAKSDFQKVLGGIDRDFGILSGNSKQSEARYLFATVQTLSKDHVLNQFDPAEFDYVLVDEVHKAGADSYVKVMEYFKPNFLMGMTATPERTDDFNIYSLFDYNIAYEIRLQEALEEEMLCPFHYFGVTDYEINGELLDETAALSKLITDERVEHILEKIEYYGHSGNKVRGLMFCSRKEEASELSKVLNERGLKTVALLGNHSQEERISRVNELENGQLDYIITVDIFNEGVDIPSINQVVMLRQTQSSIIFIQQLGRGLRKHDSKEYVTVIDFIGNYKNNYLIPVALSGDRSQNKDNIRRHTKDTCYIKGVSTINFEEIAKKQIFKSINDTKLTSFKILRDAYIELKNKIGRVPYLYDFVTYNSIDPCVIVSEGKITNYNIFLGKINEEVPSLSKYENEVLTMLSQEILNGKRKHEVVLLKMLLQKREVPRDEYVLALSSAGCITDTETLTAVERVLDLSFFTKGAIKKYGEEAIVVKEEECYRFNNRIVESLVRNEYYKSLVKDLLRTAEQKNCAYDSSNSLTLYQKYSRKDACKLLNWSKDETSTLYGYKTKHGTCPLFVTYHKSEEIDGTINYQDEFLSQEVLRWYSKRNRKLTSKEVQKIINAEQLGIDLHLFVKKDDGEGNDFYYIGKVITEMNSEEQTIMLDKNDKKLPIVRMNMLLEQEVESSLYNYLIEE; encoded by the coding sequence ATGACGAACTTTGTTGAAAACTTAACGGACTCAATTTATAAAGGTTTTATTGATCATGCACATGGGAAATCTACACGATACAAACCCCAGTTGTTGATCAATAATGCGAAGTATAACAAGAATATTCTTTCTACCATTCTTGAAGAATTAAGTCATTGTGAGGATTTCTTTTTCTCGGTGGCTTTTATCACGGAAAGTGGTTTAGCTACGTTAAAGGCACTCCTTTGGGATCTTAAACAAAAGGGGATGAAAGGGAGAATTCTTACATCTACCTTTCTACAATTTAATCAGCCCAACGTATTCCGAGAGCTCATGAAAGTTTCTAATGTTGAAGTCAAATTAACCAACTTAAAGGGTTTTCATGCCAAAGGGTATATATTTAAACATAGTACTCATTATTCCTTGATTGTTGGTAGCTCAAATTTAACTGCACAGGCTTTAAAAGCAAATTATGAATGGAATGTAAAATTGAATTCGCATGAAAATGGAGAGATTATTCATCACTTTATTGATCAGTTTGAAGAAGTATGGGGTGAAGCGATCGACCTGACTCCTGAATGGATTGAGGAGTATGAGAAAACATATCAGGCGTCAAATCTGCCAAACATCCAGAATGTGATTGAGCATCCGGTACAATATCAGCATAACTCTCTGAAGGATGCAGTAGAGATTGTTCCTAATCAAATGCAGGAAGCTGCCTTACAAAGTATTCAAAGTGTGAGAGCAGAAGGCAAAGACAAGGCATTGGTTATTTCAGCCACTGGTACAGGTAAAACCTATTTATCTGCTTTTGATGTAAGACGATTTGCACCAAAGAAAATGCTGTTTATCGTTCATCGTGAACAAATTTTACAAAAGGCTAAATCGGATTTTCAAAAGGTATTGGGAGGCATCGATCGAGATTTCGGAATCTTATCAGGAAATTCCAAGCAAAGTGAAGCGAGGTATCTTTTTGCCACGGTACAGACTTTGTCTAAAGACCATGTTCTGAATCAATTTGATCCTGCTGAATTCGATTATGTGTTAGTGGATGAAGTACATAAAGCCGGGGCTGATTCCTATGTAAAAGTCATGGAATACTTCAAACCTAATTTCTTAATGGGGATGACAGCTACTCCAGAGAGAACAGACGACTTCAACATCTATTCATTATTTGATTACAATATCGCTTATGAAATCCGGTTGCAGGAAGCGCTTGAAGAGGAAATGCTATGTCCCTTTCACTATTTTGGCGTAACTGACTATGAAATCAATGGTGAGTTATTAGATGAAACAGCTGCTTTATCTAAACTCATTACTGATGAGAGAGTTGAACATATCTTAGAGAAAATCGAGTACTACGGCCATTCGGGGAATAAGGTAAGAGGATTAATGTTCTGTAGCCGAAAAGAGGAAGCAAGCGAGCTATCGAAAGTTCTCAATGAGAGAGGACTAAAGACAGTAGCATTATTAGGGAATCATTCTCAAGAGGAAAGAATTAGTAGGGTTAATGAATTAGAAAATGGACAATTAGATTATATCATTACGGTGGATATCTTTAATGAAGGTGTCGACATCCCAAGTATCAATCAAGTCGTTATGCTTAGACAAACTCAATCAAGTATTATCTTCATTCAACAGTTAGGTCGTGGACTTAGAAAGCATGACAGTAAAGAGTATGTAACGGTGATCGACTTCATTGGGAACTATAAGAATAACTATCTGATCCCAGTCGCCCTATCCGGTGATCGTTCTCAGAATAAAGATAATATTCGCCGTCATACTAAGGATACTTGCTATATCAAGGGTGTATCCACGATTAATTTTGAAGAGATTGCTAAAAAGCAAATCTTTAAGTCAATAAATGATACAAAGTTAACATCCTTTAAGATATTAAGAGACGCTTATATAGAATTGAAAAATAAAATTGGCCGAGTTCCATATCTGTATGATTTTGTTACCTATAATTCTATTGATCCTTGTGTAATCGTGAGTGAAGGTAAAATAACAAATTACAATATATTCTTGGGGAAAATAAACGAAGAAGTACCATCTTTGTCTAAGTATGAAAATGAAGTGTTAACGATGCTTTCTCAAGAGATATTAAATGGTAAAAGAAAACATGAGGTTGTTTTATTAAAGATGTTGCTACAAAAAAGAGAAGTCCCAAGAGATGAGTATGTTTTGGCATTGTCTTCTGCAGGGTGTATAACAGATACAGAAACTTTGACAGCTGTTGAGCGAGTATTGGACTTGTCATTCTTTACTAAAGGAGCAATAAAGAAATATGGTGAAGAAGCAATTGTGGTGAAAGAGGAAGAGTGCTATCGGTTTAATAATCGGATAGTTGAAAGTCTTGTCCGTAATGAATACTACAAGTCTTTAGTAAAAGATTTGTTAAGAACGGCTGAACAAAAAAATTGTGCTTATGATTCTTCAAATTCACTAACTTTGTACCAAAAATATTCTCGTAAAGATGCATGTAAATTATTAAATTGGTCAAAGGATGAAACCTCCACCCTGTATGGATATAAGACTAAACATGGGACTTGTCCGCTTTTTGTTACATATCATAAGAGTGAGGAAATAGATGGAACTATTAATTATCAAGATGAGTTTTTGAGTCAAGAAGTCTTAAGGTGGTATTCAAAAAGAAATAGAAAATTAACATCTAAGGAAGTCCAAAAAATTATTAATGCAGAACAATTAGGAATAGATCTACATCTCTTTGTTAAGAAAGATGATGGCGAGGGAAATGACTTTTATTATATTGGTAAGGTTATAACTGAAATGAATAGTGAGGAACAAACGATTATGTTAGATAAGAATGACAAGAAATTGCCGATTGTTAGAATGAATATGTTGTTGGAGCAAGAAGTAGAGAGTTCTTTATATAATTATTTAATAGAAGAGTAA
- a CDS encoding (deoxy)nucleoside triphosphate pyrophosphohydrolase: MKKDIHVVGAVIFKDNKILCAQRGTEKSLALLWEFPGGKIEKGEKPEEALKREIHEEMHCSIEIGEKIEHTVHEYDFGIVHLTTYHCKLNEGEPVLTEHSAIKWLSPDELDTLEWAPADIPAIEKIQKVYA; the protein is encoded by the coding sequence ATGAAAAAAGACATCCACGTAGTAGGAGCGGTAATTTTTAAAGACAACAAAATCCTCTGTGCGCAAAGAGGAACAGAAAAATCATTAGCACTCTTGTGGGAGTTCCCAGGCGGTAAGATTGAAAAAGGTGAAAAGCCTGAAGAAGCTTTAAAAAGAGAAATCCATGAGGAAATGCACTGTTCGATAGAAATTGGTGAGAAGATTGAACATACAGTTCATGAGTATGATTTTGGTATTGTTCATTTGACTACCTATCATTGCAAGCTGAATGAAGGAGAACCAGTCTTAACAGAGCACTCAGCGATTAAGTGGCTATCCCCTGATGAGTTAGATACTCTTGAATGGGCACCTGCAGATATCCCTGCCATTGAAAAAATACAAAAAGTATATGCATAA